taggaaatagtttaaaaaacacatcaggtgtaaagattcagacaataattaatactaaaaaaaattacaaaataggtttaaagataaatttttaaaacctaatgaaaaacagactgttattataaaaaaagatgatgaagatgaagatgaagataatattaaaaaagaaaaaaaacaacataaatctacagatgtaaataaaataattaatcttaaaaaagatttacaggatagatttagaaatacagttgtaaaacaaaaacatgtaattgaagaacaacaaaaaaagtttggaccaataataaacgcattaacaaatgttaatacaacaatgaatgcagttaaagatgttgctattaaaactgaaggagacattcaaaaattaaataaaccctattattatcaacctagaaatccagaattaaaacgattaacaagttcagaagagacttttggaactccaaaatattctagtcaaaaatcaacaagtaattctccattacctaaaaatgttataaacttaggtGCTATTGCGACAAGATATTTACCAACTGTAAAAGATACTAATtcttttggaatatattataataaataagatgatattcatatgattggaaaagataaaataaattttgaaaatgataatataattttaaatggaaaaacatatacaggaactctaggtttgtgtagattattaactcatgtagatactaccaatccgaaattttatacagatgatgattttaatatttataaaaatatattaattgaaacaaattctatatatcaaaacaatgatccttcaacgaaaagagctaaatcaagtcgtggtgaaaaatataatgatatgattaaaaacatttggagagaaatgaatgaaattaaaatgaatgaaaataatgaagaaactacggataataaaaagaaagaaactactgataataaaaaaaataataaaaaaattaataaaaagaaagaaaataatgaagataatgaaattaatgaaaagaaagaaaataatgaaatgttagctgaagataatcaaataggggagggtttaaagaaatacacagaaaatcgtattgaatatcgttataatagtaatgtaaaccaagttatagataatttacagtttatttctgcagaggaaagagctggaaataataattttaaaaacgaaaaacttggtattcttcatttgtttaaaataattatggaaaaccatattgatactgctgaaggtattgaatatttactaaaatatgtaacttgtttaccaaaggaagtgaaaatatcaaaagaaaaaataattaaacgtatacattatatatgtattgaaGAAAGagatggaaataatatttaccatgatgaaaaacttgatattcttaatatttgtattagagaaatggaaaaattaattgatatacctattaacggtgcatattatttatcatcatatgtttcatgattaccaaagaaaattattacaggttcaggaattgttaattttcttttgaattgttcaagtttacctcaaatacattggcctggttataattatttaggaccgggaacaaagttagaaaaaaataaaaaacctaaaaacaaattagatgaagctgcgagagaacatgattatttttataaagataataaagatactaaaacaagacatattgctgataaaattttagaacaaaaagcaatggaaagattttatgatcctcatagttctataggtgaaaaaactgcagccatttttacagcaaatgtaatgaatgttaaaagacgatttggaatgaatttaatttaatttttttttttgtatcataaaatgaatctaaatttaaataaaaatcaattaaagaaaatattggaaGCTCATAATAGTAAGAAAGATGTAtcaattctaattgaaaataatcaaattgatagtggaaaacataaatatatccTTGAGCcagaacaaataagaaaattaaaaaacgctaaaaaaaataataccagatcaagattagaacttaaacatgttcaaattaaaaaaggtggatttttACCAATAGCTATTGCTGTGATTGAAGGTGTAAGTGCTTTGGCTGCAGGTGCAAGTGCAGTTTATACTGCAATAACTGatgctaaacataaaaaaaaattggaacaagaaacaattcgacataataaagaaatggaaaaaattagatcacaaggttctggcttgaaaaaaaaaaaaaaaaatattgaaaaaaaaattaaaaatatgaataaatttgaaataaaaacatttagaaataatattgaaaaatttgaaggtatttatacacggttttggattaaagaaaataatataaaaattgatccattgagtaatatagatataaattattttggaaataaaataaaaaattatagagggtgttttatgttaaatgaattacctacaacaccatgggaaaatgaatgtggagtatttaatttaaatgattctactcaaaatggttctcattgggttgcatggaaaaaaataaacaatacatttaaaatatatatggtgagccaccaaaagaacttttaaaatatttgggtaaagataatcttttttgtactgtttcccaatttcaatactataatgatccacctatatgtggtcatttatgtttagaatttattgaaaattataaaaaatttatttaaatatcataatttttttaatagaaatatttctattaaaaaataacgagttaacgagtcgttgttttttaacaagttgttgttgttttttaacaagTCGTTGTTGTGTTAACAAGACGTTGTTcgattatttctattttattagcaatttttttttcactattaatATTTCCACATTCATATTCTTCATCTGTATCATCATTTTGTGGAGTTAGAGCATATGGACTAAAATGATAATCCGAAATTATATCAATTGATAAccataatttatcattgttatctatgtaattatagaataatgtgttattaaaaatcgaattaaaatttttaataaattcggATATTGTTATTTCAGACTTTATCATACCAAAACATTCCCATTGATCCCAAGTTTGAATATAATCGCCACAAACCTGAGAATACAAAATAGGAAATTTCCAGTTTTTtcgaaaatcaataaattcagaTATTGCACCTTGATTCTAATCATGAGTGTGTAGCGAGCTGTgacttaatatcatattacccAATATATAACACTTATTTAGGCAGTGTAAAAgtgtatatataatcatatattataatagtacgcgccgcgtaacattaatagtaatagtaatagcgtCCGCGCTGCGTGTGTAGTAGTACAGCGAATATCGAGCGCGTGACCCTGGACGGCGtgcgtcaatatatatatgcttacgtatataaataactcgtaTAAAATGACCGTATAGATCTGTATGGTTTTGTGGAATAACACAAACACCACAAATGCGCAACAACAACATATATATGTTCATCCGGCCGTGTGCAAGCGTGTGACAATCCCACGGTAGGCCTAACCGCAAGATGACTATGTATGGTCATCCAGAATAAGTAGGGACAGGGACAGACCCATCGAGGAGAGCTGatggacaagcgttcatcagacgaaCAAACGACGAGCTTTGGAACAGTCATCAGTAAACTAATGTCACATCTCGCTCgcttcatttattaattttggacttatagtaattttgttataatcagtcacagttgaataagttaaataaatcaaacatattatactaaacactcGAGATTTACATTTATTCCATCATCCTTCAATCCTATTGACTGGGGAACGTTACAATTGGCGCTGTGTACAGGGTATCTCAATAGATACTTAGAGAacaggaaaaaataatttttaaaattttttcgaattttcgaaaatttttgaaattttttcttcAATCTAAGTCCATTCAAGGAGGCAATTTCTTCATCGAAACACCGTTGGGAGACCGATCACCTACCAACAACTCCGAGAAAGGACCCTGTACAAGTAACAATTACTAGTCAATACGTCGAAGCAATGGAATTGCCAGCGAGAAAGTCAACAATCATACCAGCTGCGTTGTTGTAAGTATCTAGTTAAGTTCCGTTAATTGTTCGTCTCCTATGGTATAGCGTATgaccatagtatattattacaagaaaaaaaaagttgtgttaATTAAGATTGTGGAACATGAATTttcgatttaattaaaaacatattataaaattgttcaacctttttacttaaataaaataataatttagaatcaaactgaattaaattaaatagtagttcgaatattttaaaacaaataaataatagtttattaatttattgatttaataaataattaaataaaataaaatttgcaaacatttgaataaattaaataaaatttaatattagaataaaacttagagcaaaataataaaattaaaataatactttaaattttaaattttacttttaattaaaaacattttacagtcaattaaattaaataaaataatattataatataattaatataatcaaataaatttttaaaataaactaaaataattatttaataattatttattatttaaataaaataatacttttatgtttatttttaataaattttgcaatcctttaaataaaataaagtattaatattatattattattaatataattaaataattttgaattaaactaaaataaatttttaaaacatttaaataaaataaaaatattattgaaacattattgctataattaaataaatttttttttaaataaaataaaataaatttcagtcatttaaccaaaataaaataataattatttttaaattcaatcattttaaataaataaattaataataattttaaataaaataaataaataattattcagaattttaactaataatacgtaaataaataataatttttaaagaaaaaaaatacatcgcgtaaataaataaattaaaaattattttcaaataaaaataaatcattgaaataaaacaaaaattgaattaattattttaaatatttaaataaaacttttacgattgattaataaataaattaaattatttaggttgAACAAAAATCCAGATTTTACGtaacaattaattgaattaaaccgtgcttattatttataataattttgagaattattatttgatattttaattattgaaaggcAGTTAAGtccttattgttaaatatagccacaatctatatataaaaaaaaaataaataaaaaaattaggaatttattttgaaacaatattttattaaggccgtgtagtaagtccttacgttttgtgaattattttggaACATTGTTGTTCATATTGGGGGAATTTATTAAGGCGGTGTAGTAAGTCCTTacattttgtgaatttatttgagaattttatttaaaggccgagaagtaagtccttatattgttgaatttatttaagaCATTGAAGTCTTCGTTGAGATTATTTTATAGGCCGTGTAGTAAGTCCTTTTGTTTATGTGAATTTTTACGACAATTATTGAAGTCGtgttttgttgaattttataggccgtgtagtaagtccttccgtttatattgaatttttacgacaattgaggtcgagttatattgaattttacgaCAAGTTGAAGTcgagttatattgaattttgaatttttacgacaattgaggtcgagttatattgaattttacgaCAAGTTGAAGTcgagttatattgaattttgaatttttacgacaattgaggtcgagttatattgaatttttacgaCAAGTTGAAGTcgagttttattgaattttgagTTATTACGACAATAGAAGtcgatttattgaattttataggccAAGTTGTAAGTCCtgatattttgtgaatttatttgaagACAGTGAGTctatattttgagatttattttatataaggcaGGAATAAGTCCTTAAGTGttgagttaaatataaaattgaattaatttaattaatacagttGGTAGGAGTcactatttaagtatagatgTCCTAGGATtgattaattaagaaaaaaaaattgaataaaaaaattttaagggGTTTTAAATAGGGAATATAATAACGGTGTTATTAATTATCGTTAGTTatacgaatttaatattttgtttagtatttattcATCGCtgctattaattgtatatttaattattataaacgatttaatttattttacgctAGTGTGTCATTTACGTTtagttaagtttaatttaatctattttaattaaaattctatatttacctaattaaattattatgactattatttaATGAGTCACAAAGAAGTTAATGTTAGCCTAACTGATAGCGAAACCGGAAGTGTTCAAATAATAGATCAGGTCAGAGTTTCCGTAAACACAGAAGTAACAAGTGATAGTGAATTAAATAAGGGAACTGACAAAGAAAACTTAGATACAACAAATAGCGATAATAAGGATCTATTAATCGACTTAAGTACAGACGAAGGATATCAATATTCTGTAGATTTCGatagggaaaaatatttaacagccATCAGGGAAAAGAATTTGTTGAATACTAGTATAAGACCGATATTAGTTAGTGAAACGGAATTACGAAAAATAGGTACCCGGACTCAGAAAGGAATAGTACATACCCAATTAGAAGAGGTTAAACGAATAAGAAAAACCAAAATGACTAGTAAAATTCCATTAGACAAAGCCACCCTAATGATCCCCACCTGTACTGGTGAGAGGGATGTATACCAGTTCATTAAGGCATGCGACTTAGCATGTTCCGCCGTAGAAAAAGAAGATCTGCCTATATTAACCAAATACATTAACACTAAATTATTTGATCAGGCGTTAACTGCGTGTCGATATAGGGACACTAGTGATTGGGaaggaataaaattaattctattagACGCATTCGAACCACAACAGTCGACATCATCGTTGCAAGTAGCATTAAATTCCGTCCGAATGAGGAATAACGAAGATGTAGGTGCATATGCACGACGCGTAGAACaactattttacaatttatgcatagctagtacaaaaaataagaGTACAGAGCAGGCAACTACCATTCGCGATCAGTTAAAAGAACAGACATTAGTAGTATTTATTAAGGGATTGAcacctaatttaaaaaacatagtGAAACCTCAAAAGCCACCCACTTTAGAATTGGCGATACAGGTTGCTAAGGACGAAGAAGTTGAACTTAAATCTGAATCGGAAGCATACCAGTACTACAGAGGTGATAACCCTCGTAGACAAGCTAATAACACTAATCACAATAATTTCAATAggcagaataattattttaacaataataatcgtaaccacaataataattataatccatcaaataataataatagaccgAGTACAAGTACATTTAATAGGCCACAATACAACCAAAATCCGAATTATAATAGGCCACAATACAATCGAAATCCGAATTTTAATAGACCCGATATAAATCACGGTAGTAGGAATAATCAATACCAGCCTCGAAATGGTAACAATGGGTTTAATAACAATCAAGGTGGTAATTATCGAAGTAATGTCATACAGTGTTATCAGTGTGGAGGTAACCACATTGCGCGGAATTGTAATCAAAATTCGCGTCCATCCAACAACAATTTTACGCGACAACCTACTAATTATAACGCACCGGTAAATCTTATgtgtacatattgtaaaatTCCTGGACACGACGTCACCAAATGTTTTAGAAAGCAGAATAACGATAGGCGAAATAATAATTCGGGAAACTTACCAAGATCGGACGACAGGAGTGGCGCTCGACCGATAAACTTAATAGCCACAGTAGAGGAGGGTTGCCAGGACGATGTTTACACATCAAGTCAGTCATAAACAAAAACCATATTACTTGTCAGTCTGCCAATGTAAAAAAAGAATTCATGGAACTATTAATTGACACTGGGAGcgatgttaatttaattaaatttagtactTTAACTGGAGACACACTAGTGCaggaagataaaaatatatatttaaagggTATTAACGACAAGATCGTGCCAACAGtaggattaataaaaataaccttaAGTTTTAATGATGCTAATATAGACACAGAATTTCAAGTAGTACGTGATTCGTTCCCTATACCTAAGGATGGTATTTTGggacaacaatttttaatggaTAATAAGGCAGTAATAGATGTAGCCAACAACactttagtaataaataataagatagttAATAAGATAATTAAGGATAAGTTATGTTTTAAGTTGGAACCAAGAACTGAAACAGTTGTGACCGTGCCAATTGCCGATCCGGCTATGGAGAATAAAGATGTTATAGTTCTTAAACAGGAATTAATTAAAGACGTATACTGTGCCAATGTGGTAGGGACAGTAAGGTCAGGAAAGGTTTTAGtcagtatattaaatgtttcagAAGTAACTAAAGAaattaacgaaaatattatgaatcaaATATTGTATGATACCGCTACGACCTATAGTATACATGCGGTACATACTGAGATTAATGATGACAATCGAGTcaatagaattttgaatttaatacgaAGTGACCATATGAGTATTGATGAGAGACAATCCATATTTGAAATATGTGAACAATATGcggaaatatttcatttagaaGGCGATAGATTAACTTTTACAAATGCAGCCGAGCATGTTATAAATTTGAACGTTAACCAACAACCCATTTATCAAAGGCCCTATAGGTTGCCACATTCGCAACAAGCCGAGATTAAACAGCAATTAGATAAGATGCAACAGGATGGAATTATAGAACCATCAAGTTCACCTTGGAATGCCCCTCTGTTACTTGTTAAGAAAAAATTAGATGCCAGTGGGAAAGAAAAGTTTCGTATCGTGATAGACTTTAGAGCTTTAAATCAAGtaactttaaatgaatttcaTCCCTTACCTAATATCACGGAAATACTCGATCATTTAGGACAATGCCAATTGTTTAGCGTAATTGACCTTGCTTCGGGTTTTTACCAAATTCCGTTATCAGAATCTTCACGAGAGCTTACAGCTTTTTCAGCTAACAATGCACACTACCACTTTAAACGAATGGCGATGGGGATGAAGACTAGCCCCTCCACATTCCAGAGACTTATGGATAATGTAATGTCAGGAATTATTGggataaaatgtttagtatatcTTGACGACATAATAATCTATGGGAAAAATTTGGATGATCACAACAATAAGTTAATAGATGTGTTTGAACGTTTGCGTGAGCACAACTTAAAGATACAGCCAGATAAATGTGAGTTTGTAAAACGAGAGTGTATATACTTAGGGCATGTTATATCTGAAACAGGAATAAGACCAGACccgaagaaaatccaagctgTTCTGGATTTCCCAGAACCTAAGAATGTAAAGCAAATTAAATCTTTTCTAGGATTATCTGGATATTATAGgaagtttattgaaaattatagttcGATAGCCAGGCCTATTACTAATTTGTTAAAGAAGGATGTAAAGTTTAATTGGAGTGAAGAATGTGATAGAGCTTTCGGAAAGTTAAAACATGCATTATGCACTGAACCCGTATTACAATACCCAGATTTTACAAAGGAGTTTATCTTAACAACAGATGCTAGTGGGAAGGCATTAGGAGCCATATTATCACAGGGAGAAATAGGAAAAGATTTGCCCATTGCATATGCTTCAAGGACCTTAAGTCCAAGCGAATTCAATTATTCCACAACAGAGTTAGAATGTTTAGCTATAGTCTATGGGATTAAGCAATTTAGACCTTATCTTTATGGAAGGAAATTTACTATTTTGAGCGATCACAGACCATTAGCgtggttatttaatttaaaggacCCTTTATCAAAGTTAGCTAGATGGCGAATACAATTAGAACAATACGATTACGTCATTAAATACAAACCTGGAATTCAGAATGCTAATGTAGATGCTTTGACACGAATGTATACTATACAGGATATAAAGGAAGAAAGCTATAACAATTTCCTTGTAAAATTCGAAGGCACATTGATAACCAATGGTAACGTTAAGGAGGTACATGGAGAATTGTTGGAGTCACCTCCTGAGTATCATATAGTTACTGAAAtagaaaagtattataactTCAGGTCAGGAACCAACTATGAAATTAAACAGAAATTTGGGGATACCGTTATCTTGAAATCCAACAAACAAGTAGGAGAAGTAACAAAGGTTAAACATgaagataggtatataatattcttaataaccAAAAGTAAGTCTAGGCAGAACACTACGTATGAAAATCTATATACagctttattgaatttaaagcaTTTCAGTGAAAAACATTCTTTAACGAAACTCATAATGAATCAATTAGGTCGAAAGGATGGATTAGAATGGGACAAGGTTAGAGCTATGATTAGATATGTATTTCGAAACACGGGAATAGAAATTTTAGTTTGTTCAAAAATGGAATATACAGAGCAAgagaaattgattatatttaaacaatttcacGACTCCGTACTTGGAGGACATGCAGGAATAAACAAAACCATTAGGAAAATTAAACGTCAGTTTAATTGGCCAGGATTAAAGTTAGatgtaaaaaactatattatgaattgtGAGTCCTGCCAAAAGAATAAGGTTACAAATAGGAAAATTAAGCAACCCATGGTAATAACCACCACAAGTTCAAAGccatttgaaaagatatttttGGATATAGTAGGACCATTAGTCACTACCGCATCtggaaatacttatattttaacaatgcaagatgatttaactaaatattcatTGGGAGTACCATTACCAAACCACACAGCCAATACTGTAGCTGAAGCCTTTGTAGTACATTTCGTTTGTATTCATGGAATACCAGAGACCATATTAACTGACCAAGGGACAGATTTTCTAAGTAAAACATTCGCAGAAGTATGTAAACTTTTAAAGATTAACAAGATAAATACCAGCCCTTATCACCCACAAACTAATGGGGGGTTGGAAAGATCACATAGAACATTAGCTGAGTATCTTAGGCATTATGTAGACAAGGATTTAAGTACTTGGGATCAACTGTTACCTTATGCTTTATTCGTTTATAATTCGACTGAACATTCAGCCACAAACTATCAGCCATATACATTACTGTATGGGAAAGAACTAAATATTCCGGTAAATTTGAAAAGTAACCCCGAACCTAGATACAACTACGATGATTATCTGTATGATTTAAAACAGAAAATGCAGGAATCTCATAAAATAGCAAGGGAAaggttaaaaaaagaaaaagattaaATCAAAGgcgaattatgataaaaacgCTCATAGCGAAGAGTTGCATGTGAAAGATTCAATACTGTTACGAGATAATACCCAAAAGAATAAGTTAACACCATTATGGAAGGGACCATATGAAATATTAGAGGTGTTAGATACTGagaatattgttattcaaaggGGAAGAAGGAAGGTCACGGTACATAGaaatgatgtaaaaaaatatcatgaaaGTTCCAGTTAGAGAATTAAATAAGATAACTAAGATAGATatagttgtaaattattgagTGAATAACGTAGgtgataagaaattattttaaattttagggaAAAGCAGAGGAATTTCCTGTTGGAATTAGAACGGGCTATCGGAAGTGAAACCCACCATTATAGCATATTACGCCCAGATGAATtacccaaatgtttaataaaacatataagcaCAGCAAATCATAACTTAACTGAGCCATTCTCGAGATCCAAATTAAAGGAATATACTAAGAATATAGCaaaatttttatatgatatgacAGAAAATAGGGGATGGTTAGATGAATGTTGTTGTGACACATTGATAGACTTCATAGAATTTATACCTGAACCAGGCGATATGCTGGAATATATAAGATTAGAAGCTAACGAAATGATTGCTTTATAGATTAATTGGTTTACTGGAGATTCATGGTCAATCAGGGATTCCGGAAGAAGCAAAGAGggaaactaaaatattgtttaatgaaaCTACACCACTAGGAGGGCTCATGGTACAAAGTATAACAAGTATCCAGGATAATGTGAAAGGGTTACCCGAAATCTATGCACACAGATGTAATTTACGatttatacgtataaaatgtaatggagtGATTGACAGTGATAAGGTATACCGACAAGGACAGGTTTCTTTATCTGTGTATGTGGGAAAACATTGTTCAATAAATTTGTTAGGACCAGAAGGAAATGAATCCGAAGGGATAGTTTCCACACAATTCGGTTTAACAGGAgatcaaatattatttgaacaaaGATTGCTTAGAGAACCCATACCTCttcaagattttcaaaataaagataacacAACTAGTGCAACAGAGGTAGAAAGAAAAGCTGAGATAAGATCCTTACCTGATATGTTAGATACAACCACCAAGTTAAGAACCACAGAATATCCAATAACATTATCAACAACCCACCTAGATGCAGATGTAATCACTAATAATTCAGTTAATACAAGTTTACTTGAGGAAACCACCAAGGCCAGTAATCTAAGGGTAATCACCGAAACCAGTGAATCAATAGGAACCaatactaaaacaaataatcaaaaagGAAGGgaattagaattaaaatatatatatgtaatatgtgtcATAATGGGAATAGTTATAATAGCCATAATTATACTAGTGATTAATATAAGTCAACATTATAAGTTAGTGGAAAGAGGccgattcaattatttaaactcAGTGATTCTTAAATCTTATACATGTGATGATATAGAGTTAAcagaaactaaaatgtaatcaaaaagTAAAGTAGATAATCAATaacgtaatattgtataattaataaggt
This genomic window from Metopolophium dirhodum isolate CAU chromosome 1, ASM1992520v1, whole genome shotgun sequence contains:
- the LOC132937320 gene encoding putative uncharacterized protein DDB_G0286901, with protein sequence MSHKEVNVSLTDSETGSVQIIDQVRVSVNTEVTSDSELNKGTDKENLDTTNSDNKDLLIDLSTDEGYQYSVDFDREKYLTAIREKNLLNTSIRPILVSETELRKIGTRTQKGIVHTQLEEVKRIRKTKMTSKIPLDKATLMIPTCTGERDVYQFIKACDLACSAVEKEDLPILTKYINTKLFDQALTACRYRDTSDWEGIKLILLDAFEPQQSTSSLQVALNSVRMRNNEDVGAYARRVEQLFYNLCIASTKNKSTEQATTIRDQLKEQTLVVFIKGLTPNLKNIVKPQKPPTLELAIQVAKDEEVELKSESEAYQYYRGDNPRRQANNTNHNNFNRQNNYFNNNNRNHNNNYNPSNNNNRPSTSTFNRPQYNQNPNYNRPQYNRNPNFNRPDINHGSRNNQYQPRNGNNGFNNNQGGNYRSNVIQCYQCGGNHIARNCNQNSRPSNNNFTRQPTNYNAPVNLMCTYCKIPGHDVTKCFRKQNNDRRNNNSGNLPRSDDRSGARPINLIATVEEGCQDDVYTSSQS